In Blastococcus saxobsidens DD2, the genomic stretch GTCCCTCGGGCTGAGCTACGACCTGTTCACCCGGACGACGACGGCCAACCACGCCGCCGTCAGCCAGGAGATCTTCCTGGGCCTGCTGAAGAACGGGTACGTCTTCCCGAAGACGACGCTCGGCGCGATCAGCCCGTCGACCGGCCGCACGCTGCCCGACCGCTACATCGAGGGCACCTGCCCGATCTGCGGCTACGACGGCGCGCGGGGCGACCAGTGCGACAACTGCGGCAACCAGCTGGACCCGATCGACCTGATCAAGCCGGTGAGCAAGATCAACGGCGAGACGCCGAAGTTCGTCGAGGAGGAGCACTACTTCCTCGACCTCCCGGCGTTCACCCGCGCGCTCGGCGACTGGCTGGGCACCCGCAAGAGCTGGCGGCCCAACGTCCTGAACTTCAGCGTCAACCTGCTCGAGGACCTCAAGCCGCGCAGCTACACGCGCGACATCGACTGGGGTGTCCCGGTGCCGCTGGACGGCTGGCGCGACCGGCCGGACAAGCGCATCTACGTCTGGTTCGACGCCGTCGTCGGCTACCTGTCGGCCTCGATCGAGTGGGCCCGCCGGTCGGGCGACCCCGACGCCTGGCGGCAGTGGTGGCAGACGCCGGACGCGGGCGCCTACTACTTCATGGGCAAGGACAACATCGTCTTCCACTCCGAGATCTGGCCCGCCCAGCTGCTCGGCTACAACGGCGAGGGCGACAAGGGGGGGACGCCGGGCTCCTACGGCCGGCTGAACCTGCCGACCGAGGTGGTCTCGAGCGAGTTCCTGACCATGGAGGGGCGCAAGTTCTCCTCCTCCCGGAACGTGGTCATCTACGTGCGGGACTTCCTCGCCCGGTACGACGCCGACGCGCTGCGCTACTTCATCGCCGTCGCCGGCCCCGAGAACCAGGACACCGACT encodes the following:
- the metG gene encoding methionine--tRNA ligase, with protein sequence MSDRHILTAVAWPYANGPRHIGHVSGFGVPSDVFSRYHRMAGDKVLMVSGTDEHGTPITVAADAEGIAPREIADRNNRIIVGDLQSLGLSYDLFTRTTTANHAAVSQEIFLGLLKNGYVFPKTTLGAISPSTGRTLPDRYIEGTCPICGYDGARGDQCDNCGNQLDPIDLIKPVSKINGETPKFVEEEHYFLDLPAFTRALGDWLGTRKSWRPNVLNFSVNLLEDLKPRSYTRDIDWGVPVPLDGWRDRPDKRIYVWFDAVVGYLSASIEWARRSGDPDAWRQWWQTPDAGAYYFMGKDNIVFHSEIWPAQLLGYNGEGDKGGTPGSYGRLNLPTEVVSSEFLTMEGRKFSSSRNVVIYVRDFLARYDADALRYFIAVAGPENQDTDFTWAEFLRRNNDELVAGWGNLVNRSVSMAAKNVGAVPTPGELTDDDRALLATTSGAFAPVGDLLSRNRQKAAINEAMRVVGEANKYLSDQAPWKLKEDPARRDTVLHTALQAIKDCNALLTPFLPHSSQQVHELLGGDGVWSVAPQVEEVTDLDEGSPYPIITGSYEQGQAVWASTPLPAPGTPLAPPKPIFTKLDPSIVDEEIRRLEEGGE